The Carassius gibelio isolate Cgi1373 ecotype wild population from Czech Republic chromosome A1, carGib1.2-hapl.c, whole genome shotgun sequence region AACTGGAAAGGTCATGTAAAAGACACCTGGAATGTATTAGTCAGAAATATTAAGAAATAGTAATTGTTGGATACAGTTAAAAAGTCAAGTTCACATATGGTGACAAACCCAATCAcacatttaaagggttaattcacccacaAAAATAAATTTCCCCATACAGTGAAAGCATAGTAACCAGTGGCcatcaagcttcaaaaaggataAAATATGGAGGTTTGATGTTATTGATATGTACATATGCAAGTAtgggaatggggggggggggggggatgaagGGGGAtggcatttaaagaaaaaaaaagaaaaaaagcatccCCCCCAAACATCCCCTGTAGAATAATATGTGTATTGTGTCAAACTTACCATGCAAATGAAATGTTTCAATTCTCTAAATTACTTATGATAATTTACAAACTAAATAGCGGCTATTAGCCAATCAGAACTCGGTAGGCCTACTGTAACAAGCTGGTGACAAGTTTCTGTTATTTTTCGCGCAAAATGGTTCAAGTGCAACTTTTGGAGTTCTTTAGGACGAAGACAACAGAAAAGGTATGATTTTTCCCTGATTGTAATTTAAAGACATTCCCTGACATTGTGTTTTTGTGCGTGACAGATTGAGAGACTATTAGAGCTGACATACGAGTCACCGACTTtgcaaaaaagttaaaataaaaaatcctccaTTCAGCAACCAGAAGGGAAAAAAGCTTATAATTAATGGTTCATTTAATAAggctatatttcttttttaaataaaactttttttggaACAAATATTGAAATCAATATGTAGAATTAGCtaggacacacacatacacacacacagagagagagagagagagagagaactaaccACACCATTCCCCCTGAAATTCGACCACTGTTCGACCACTGATTCTAAGAAATTAAAGGGTCAATTCCTCTTTGAATTCACTCTAAACTCGTGCCACTGTCTCTTTAAACCTGCCCATGTTGCAGTCACTCTCTTCTGTAATACCGTTGATGTCCTTCAGGGGGAGCCAGAGACATGTTTGTTTGAAAGGCCCACATGAGCACTCTGACGTAGCGTTGAAATCTAGCCAGGTAACGGTGTCGCTGTAAACAGGAAAATTACCTTTTAGTCGACTTATTTGGCGATAGGTTAGAGGGACAGACGTGTTACAATGCCGGGTAAGTCCTCTCAACAGATCCGGTCTTTGAAAGAAGCCATGTTTAATCTTTTTGACTCTGTAAGTGCAGTGTGGTGCTCTCAGTCTTTGTTTCGTGAAATTGTAACGTTAGCCATCGCTGAATGCGTACAGTAGCAACATATAAGTAAACGCACATATTTAGCGGGCAGTATAAAGCAAATTGAACCGTTAAAGGCTCACTTGTCAGAGTTGGTGTACGTCGCAGTGTACACAGAGGCCTAGTGTATGTGATGCAGTCGTGTGGCTAACTCACGCATCCACCATGCTCCTTCATTTACTTAGAGAAACCCTTTCAAACTTAACCGCTTAACGTTACAACAACTAGCGTCAGTTTTTACATCGATGGCattcaaataacatttaaaacgTTACTCTGCAGGGCCAGTGCACATTTCTTCACGTGGAAATACTGCTGTTGTTGTTATGGTTCGAGCTAACACGCATAGCTTCACAATACACGCTCACAAACGTGAAGTTGGAGCAAGTGTTTTATTCGACGGCAGGAGACACCTTCCAGCAAAAACGAGTCCGTTTTAATTGGAAGcgttaaaaaaaatggtttatactATATAGAGTTTTTTCTCGAGTCATAGCCAAGCCTCATGTTACAATGAATCAAATCCATGTGGAGAAAGATGGTGTCGACTGACCTCCTCTTTGTCTCATTTATACAACACACTAATAGTTAATAGCAGATGGTTTAAAGAACATTATATAACTGTGTGTGTTGTTAACTGTGTAGTGACGCAGGTATTAGAAGAGCTTAATAAACATTGTAAGCAGTATTTTGTAATATCGAGCGTCTTATTTGCTAGCAAGGTTTGTGTTTGTACACGACACAATCTTAAACCGAGAGGGACTAATCATTCTTACTGTGATAGCAATGATTTCAAATGAAATTTGGCTAAATTCTATAGTATTAAACTTGAGTAATTCATTTAACACGTGCAAATTAATGAGTGAAGTTTTACTTTTGCATATTATCTAAACTAATTGTATTCAGTGTTCCAAAAGTCGTATTTATgttcgttttgtgtgtgtgtttttgtttgtgattGTACCATTTACTGAGAATGtgattagtttaagtatttatatgtaattttccACCCCCAGAACCTGCTGATATTAACAGTCCAGAGGTAGCAAAGACACCAGGAGGAGGCAGCGGATCGGGGAAGGATGAGAATGTTGTGAATGGACACAAGGAGGGGGATGCCAACCCCTTCGCAGAGTACATGTGGATGGAGAACGAGGAGGAGTACAATAGACAGGTCAGTGTGAACCTGCTGATCGTGTTTATGCCTGCTGAATGTCTACTTCTAAATCGGATTCACAAGATCAGTTAAAGTTATTAAAGGAAATTAACACAAAAATTGctattactcaccctcgtgtcattgcAAACCTTTCTTCCAtaaaaccatatttatttgaatgtatgGTTGTCACAAACATTCACATGCAGTCAATGCGGCAGTATTTTTACAGAGAGATGTTCTTATCTTTTTTCCAATGCATTGTGAATAAATCTGGTCaataggggtggcacggttcaactttttcacggttcggtttgtttcacggctTTAGAGTCATGGTTttcggtacagttcggtatgtgctatgtttatggaaaaactatactttctaattaaaaaaagaagaatattctATCCATCTACAAGCAGCATCGTTCAgtcggctatgtctgctgtaggatactgaACAAGatggcattttgacataatttttgtctgaatttgtccatttaaacacaatactaaAGAGAGATCTTGTATTTGCGCGCGTTCTGAGGCACGGGTTTGCGCGCTTCGGGTGagcgcatgcacaaatcttctcactgcgcgcGAGCTCGCGTCCTCTgcttcttaaatgtttaaactgacagagcttaaatgagtttagtttaaatacatattaacatGTGCTGTTCAAGTCTCATATGTCTACGTGCGCTTTCAGCACGCGGATGATGgcagaataaatgactgctcatattccagcataagtcgttcacattgatcaagagtgaatggtttgtccaggtttatttttttttcctcatcgctgttgttgtaatgtctgggaatgcAGAATCCATCAACggattttaacatatattaactgctttatagcaaaccatattacagatgctttggatttaagttgaaccgcgAACCAGCGTGtaccgaaccgtgtgtggtgaaccgaatgGTACAGGTTTTTTTCTCagcgaaccgtgccacccctactGGTCAAACAATAAGATTTATACTTTAGGTGAAAATAATAACCTGATTGGCTGTTAATAACAACAGAAATTTTTTGAATTTGTAAAAGGGCATTTCGGCTGGATGTTGGAGCCTCTGTTTCCATGGAAGTGAAGTGGATGGTGGTTTTATGGCAAAATGAATTCACTCTTAATCTTCCCTTGTGCTGTAGTTCTCAAATCTCGTTTTGATTTGGCAATGTTGTGGTTTGTCATGTTACTTAAAGTGACCCTGTTATGCCATTTTCAATATCaactttcatgcagtgtgtaatgtagctgtgCGTGAATCTAAACAATCAGCAAAGCCGAAAGTGGACGATAAATAGTTATTGTCTCCCAAAGAAGAATTGAGACTGCAGTCTAAACGAGTCGTTAGTAATTTGAATCCCATTTCCCTGATCATTACATGTCACATGGTAACTAGGGCTGGaagatatatctaacgatatgatcctgcacatctagtcagtaaatctgctTCCGTGATTACTGCTAAAACGATGTCACCTTCTTTCAAATGGaacggcatttaatagacagagcggtagatcactgacaagctacgcaatatcgcgttcattatcgcctTCGACAAGcattcgataatgaacgcgatattgtgtaacttgtcagtgatctaccgctctgtctattaaatgccgttccatttgaaagcaggtgatggcgatttaatGGTAATcatggaaccagatttactgactagatgttaCCCTAagggtaacacatttgcataattcccACCTATGCTCTACGTTGGCCGGCAGTAACAATTTGACCCCGCCCACAAACACTTCATTCTACTGATTGCTTATCTAATCTCCGGGAATTAGCGTTAAAAAAAATCTCGAGGAGTTCAATGTGGGATGCATTAAACGCTTGCTCTTGAAATCTGGCTCAGTACTCAGTTTATTTGAACCAGAtggctccactgaatcacaagtatgataaataatggatgtttatattttctgtcaAGCGTTCAGCATAGTGAACTATGGCAATGGGCGTATTGTTTCCGACTCGCGCTGTACacagtagaccaatcacaacagactgggacatctgaccaatcagagcagagcaggctcactggaaaggaggggtttagagaaactgaatctttgaactgcttcaaaaaaaaaattgtttgagaATCACtggaaaatgaggtgatattaaatgcatattttgagaaaacaaaagtattttttgaccttgcatgtatGTAATCCTATtggagactcccaaaacaatattaggaaccttaaaaatggcataatgggCGCACTTTAAGAATCAATAGAATGTTTTGGTCAATATCATCAAACCTGGCTTAATGTGATAAACGGCAGCTTTTTTAGACATGCATGAGTGAGATTTGTGAACTGTAGTGGAAGGGATGGTTTTTAAGTGAATAAAGCTATTGCAATCTAGTGCACAAGTTATATGAAATACTTCATGCTgccttttgttcatttatttttattttagtgattttttttttttttaaatgtataatactgATTATTTGTATATGTCTGAGAaatcatagttttttttatttgttggggTTTTGATGTAATGCAAACCGCTATTTATTGCTGTATATTAACACAAATTGTTTGTCTGAGATGAGAGACTTAAGAGCAAGCATCTTTGAGCGAGACAGTCCATCACTGCGTGCCGTCTGTCTGTCACGTTTCATCAAATCTTATCAAGTTATATAGTTTGAATTTTCACATTTGcggttaaattattttttttttttcaccatttgcAGTGTGTTTGTTCTCTCCATCAAGTGGCACcttataaaaatacatacacatacgcatacacattttatatttatactctTAAAACATACCATCATAATCAGCTGAATTACAACACATCTAATATACATCCATACAGGAGCCAATGACTGTTAGATTTTGATGGGTCGGACATCTTCCTGCAGGTGGAGGAGGAACTCTTGGAGCAGGAGTTTCTTGAACGCTGTTTCCAGGAGATGTTGGAAGAAGAGGATCAGGATTGGTTCATTCCTGCCAGAGACCTTCCCGCTGGAGTAGGGCAGATCCAACAGCAGTTTAGCGGGCTTTCAGTCAGCGACGGAAATGCAGAAGACATCGCAGTAAGTATTACAGTGCAATGATTTGATGCTTGGTTTACAGGTATTTAAGCTAAACCAATTTCACATTGTTCTTGAAAGGAAACCACTTTGTAGACTTAAGATCAACTTTGgtgacattttaattttctaatatgtacttcatctttattttttttatttttttttcacagcgcAAGAGCAGCTTGAACCCAGAGGCAAAGGAGTTTGTTCCAGGTGTGAAATACTAGAGACCCTCCAGTTAGGGGCACCTTTATAGAGACTTTGTGACCGGTGGTGGCCAGGGGTCACCCTCACACATACTTCAATCATCCTGGGGTTGTGTGGGGCTTGATGGGGTGGGGCCTGGGGGGAGGGGGTACTGGATGCTCTTCTATAAGCTTTTTATTTCCGTCTGTCTCCATGTATAATGTGGGCGGGTTACTCAGTGTAATGTTCCTATTGGACCGCTGCAGATTGTGACTAGTTCTCCTGAAAGATCTTTGTATTAATCTCAGAGGAACAGTTATGTGATTTCCACTATTGTGATAGTGACTAGCAGTTTGCCTCCCGTGTCATTGccattttcttttttcctgtccttcttttattttcttcaaaAGGAAGCTTGGCGGGGAGGTGCGTGTCATAAGAGTGGGAGGGGAAAGGGCTGGGAAAAAGGAAACCTGACATTACATGGACCGTTGATGGGTGGACCATTCTATGATGGACAGAACTGGTGGCAGCTGACAACTTTTGAGGGATTTtcacagaaacattttttttccggTTGCTTTTCTCCTTCCTCCTTTGAAGTTCTGTCACAGTGTGCAACATGCATtaacaaaaatggaaaaaaaatcaaataaaagaagCAGGTTCCCTCTTGGACATTTTGTTCTGTCCCATGAtgtctttttgtgtttgtgcattcaGAGTACTGTGAGCTAAATCTCGGTCCTGCTCATTCTCAATCAGTCTTTTGGCTGATATCAGGGGAGGTTTGACCAGTGAGATTGTAAAGTGCTTCAAACTGGATTGGTCATTGGAGTTTTGGGTAGGCCTGCAGAGTATTAAATGCATCAAATGGTGAGCTAAATAATTGTTTCAATAATGTAAGCTGCTCAGCTGTTACAAAATTGAGTCTTTTCCAAATAATTTAATGTTCGTTTTCTGATATCTGAATGTCACCCCATTGTACTTCAATGAATAgcttcccaaaaatgaaaatttgcttgaatttactcatcttcaggttatccaaaatgtaaatgagtttgtttcttaataggaaccgatttggataaatttagcattacaacACTTGCTCGCCAAggaatcttctgcagtgaatgggtgtcgtccaaacagctgataaaagcatcactgAAATCCACAGAACTCCAAGTGAAAACCTGCGTGTTTATAATGCATTGTAGCTTTAAATCACAACATTCGGCCAAAATACAAGCCCAAcacaactttctttttttatatatacaagtGAAAGCAAAATTATAGATGGAGGACTCAAATTTTAGCCATAAACAACAGTTTGAAGTCTCCCTgatggattattttttattacgaacatgcatcttttcacttcacaatacgTTAGTTAATAATCTGGAGTTTTGTGgagtattgtgttgtttttatcagctttatgaactcattctgacggcacctattcactgcaggggatccattAGTGACCAAGTAATGTAACACTAAATTTTTCCAAAtttattctgatgaagaaacaagctcatctacatcttggataaccTGAGGCTgttaattttcagcaaatttagatTTTAGAGTTGACTATTCCCTTAATAGACAGATACAGTATATTGTAAATTGTCAGCAGTACCTGTTCTTGTTTAATGCATTGACATGAGGGGTTTTCCAAGGATCTGTGGTCTCATGGTTACTCCATTGACTGGGCAGCCTAAACATCAGTCCAAAACGCATGGATAGCAAATTTTTTAAGTATGATTAGTTCAGTTTATTATGTATTTGCCTAGAGCACTATTTGGATAACCCAGCTGCAGACATATATACCATGTATTGCTTAGTCAGACACTTAAGACAGAAACACATGACATAGTGAAACTGCTCCACCTTTGAGAAAAAGGGACTGTATCATATCTGCTTAAAAGGGCAAAtaacttttcattttaacattacaGATCTTTTTgcttcaaaaaaatgtttaattcattttactattattattgaattGTAAAGTGTTCCACCAGTTTCTTTTTGCCCATTTTGTTTTTAATCCTTTATGCTGTTTATATTGTGCTGAtggttataaaattatttaacataaagTAATTGACCATGATTTTTCAGAGATACCCTGTCCCATGTGTAGGTAGTGTTCTGACACTTTCCAGACTCTCTATATATGTATGCAGATCTTTTACCATATTGACTctgcatatgtatgtatgtatttatttattttttcctttacaGCTAGCAAGTGTACAGTGTAAGTTTGGCTATAGATCTGTGGAACCGAGGATATGAATAGCAATGCAGATGAAGTGATGATCAAGAGTCTGGACACACCGCTGTGGCTATTTTTTGCTGAACACTTTGACAttcaacaattataataatgtcagAGTATAATGACAAGTTAAATATACTTAATCCTTCGTTAAGTAATACTGTGAAAGATGTGTTTATGTGAATGACTGTTGTAGATTATTACGCATTATAACACAAACAAGATAATACTGTGTCTGTGAGGCTGTATGAGTTTATGTCTGTGTGTGCCAGTCTGTGCATGTACAGTATTTCTGAAATACAAAAACTTTCAACTAGCTCTGTGTGTTTAAGGAGGGCCTACACTTCTACACAAATGTAGTACtacattttttaatgctttgttaaatactaaattgtaatttattatgtCACCATCAGGGGCGCTGCataagatcccgggccctatgcgtAGGCGGTCCTAATGGCccccccttgaaaatatatattccagatttttcaagggccctctcttcatttggggccctggtaatcaacGCCCCAAGATAATTGTTCATATCTAAGTTGTAACCTTATGTTCACATAAATTCAGTTTTCGCAAATAATTAGTGTGGTACTATGGGGGATAAAAGCCGTCTAAaggattttgttttaaaaaatatatattaaatggaaaatcaattttcataaaaaatggtGCAAATAGATAAAAGATTTAAATGGGATTTTACCTAAAGTGTAAGAAAAAAGGCAGCCCATATGAGAATGTATTGTAAGGTAAGAAAAATGAATCACTGTATGAAAATACTGTCAAGCTTTTGTTAATAGAGTATATACACAAAACAACCAGTGCACTTTTTTTAATAACTCTGCAATTACAAGACTCCTCAAAAACTGCTATTTTGCTTTTGTTTGATTAATAGTGAAGTTCATTTCctcaaaaatatagaaaataatttattgcagTTTTACAGCCCTCAGCTGTTCTGATACATGTAGTTTAAATATGGCAATATGATTAAAATTAGTGATGTAAAACTAAATCATATCTCGATTTTAATTAGGGTGTCCAGAAAGAGGACAGTATTAGAtttccaaaaagaggacagtggGTGCATGTGGGGCGGAGACTGGGGTGTGGTTGGCTGGTGGTTGAAGTAGTGC contains the following coding sequences:
- the LOC128016965 gene encoding polyadenylate-binding protein-interacting protein 2B — translated: MPEPADINSPEVAKTPGGGSGSGKDENVVNGHKEGDANPFAEYMWMENEEEYNRQVEEELLEQEFLERCFQEMLEEEDQDWFIPARDLPAGVGQIQQQFSGLSVSDGNAEDIARKSSLNPEAKEFVPGVKY